In Methanolacinia paynteri, the DNA window GGTATGACATCAAACTGAAGTCCAGAGCCGCAGGTTGTCATTAGCCAAGGTTAATTTAAGATCTATATAAAATTTGTATGAGTTTCGTCGAATAAAAGATCATATCCTGAAAGAATAATAAAAATAGACAGTGAGTGCCACCGTCATATTCCCTTAATCCTTCCAGTTCCACCATTTGAGCAGTTCGGGGTCGCGGATCTCATTCTCTGCAAAATATACAGCGCACCTGAAGACGTAAAGAACACACCTGTCAACATGCCCGCCCTGAAATACACATAGTTTCGAATACATCTCTTCAGGATCTTCACCTTTAAGATCGTCTACGGAGCGATAACCAATATTCATCAGGTCATGTGCAATCGACTTCCCGACGCCGGGTATTCTCATCAAATCCGTCAGTGCGGATCTTTCACCAGGCTTTTCTTTCATTTCCTTCATTCACCATCGCAACCCCCATCGGGCACAGGTCATTCATCTTACATACGGAACAACTCTTCTTCCGGCTCTTTTTATTCCCAAAGATATATGCAATCAGTATAAGCAATACAAGGATCACAACCTTCAAAATCGAAAACTCAAAAACCATCGAGACCGCAAGGACGATTATAGGGAGAAGTGAAACCCCCATCCACAGGAATGGAGCAAAGCGAGCACCAAAACAGCCGGGAAAATCCTCAACATTGCCTTTCTTAAAAATCTTAGACGTGTACCAGCCCCAGCCCATAGAGCAGCGGCCGCCATAATACCGGCATTTTGTACAGATCGACTTCCTCATCACAAAGAGGAACATTAGTACAAGAAATATCCCCCATGCCACAGCCAGAAAAGGTACAACAAGCCAGATTGCATAAATTCCAAGCACAAGCCATATGAATACGACAATATTGGCAATGATAACGCTCTTCAACGTATAATCTTCAGAATCCCCTGTTTCCATTATGGAATACAGGCATTTATTCTGGTAATAAAACTATGGATGCGGGGTGAAAGTTCCGGTTACTGCCGGCCTGCAAAGAGATACTCCTGTGCATAGCCTGCATAATTTCCGAAATGCTCCCTGCCGAAATCCGCTATGCGATCATAATCCCTCTCCGAAAGAGGGCCTGCGGGATTACCGGTTCCGTAGAGATCATTCATGATCCTCCTGATCCAGACATCGACAGGGAATGACTCGTAAAACTGGAAACCGAAAAGTAGGATGCAGTCGGCAACCTTTCGCCCTACTCCCGGATACTTCATGATCTCCTTTCTTGCACCGGTATAATCGAGCGAGCGAATGCGATCAGCCCAATCCGGATCATCCGCGATCATTACAGATGTCCTGCATATATAGCCGGACCGATATCCTGTAGAGCATCCTTTGAGATCTGCGTCACAGCGGCGGGAGAGGTCATCCGCCCCCGGGAAGGCATATGCCTCCTGAACGCCCGGCACTATCTTTTTACCGTTCATCGCGGCCATATTACCAAGCATCCTCTTTATATTTGGAATTCCGGTGTTCTGTGCACAAAGATAAGACAAAAGGCATTCCCAGGGATCCTGCCTCATCACGCGAAGTCCGCGATACCATTCCACGGCCTCACCGATATACTCGTCAGTAGAGAACGATCCGATTGCACTTTCAAGATCAAAATCAAGATGAAACAGATATTCGAGATACTCTTCATCGCACCCGGAATATTCGATCTCACGCCCCGACTGCCTGATGCTTATCACACGTCCGGCCGACACACCGGTCCAGAGGTCCCCGTTCTTCTCCCACCTGAATACCTGGCCGCAGGAAAGTGTCACATCGAGATTGAAAGGCTGATCGGGTTCAAGATGATAAACGGATTTCAAACTTCATCCTCCGCATGTTCCCACCTGTGAAGATAACCGCGTCTTTCTACAACTTCACTATCGAAAAATACCCCGGGAGAGTCTATAACACGGCCTATACACACCCCCTCCACTTCAGGGATAGGCATCATACCGGGATCGCAGGTAAAAAGAAGGCCGAAGTCTCCGCCTCCATACAGGGCCTGCTCTAAGGTTACGCCCGGAGAGAGAGAAATACCTTCAGAGAATATCTCAAAACCCATTCCCGACGCGTCCGCAAGATCATAGAGCGATAATGCAAGGCCGTCGGAGACATCCATCATCGCCGATGCACCGGCCTTTGCAATCAGAAGTGCTTCGGATACGAAAGGATGCGGTTCGACAAGAGACAGCCAGTACCTGTTATCGCCTTCAAGCGCCGCCTGCGCTTCTCCCGGGTGCCCCAGGATGTATACTAAGTCCCCGGGCGAACACCCGCTGCGGATGATATAGCATTCCTTATCAGCAATGCCAAAACCTGTCGTGACTACGGTAAGCTCATTATGAGAATCGATATCCCCGCCGCGAATCTCCGTTCCGTAAAATTCACAGCATTCACGAGCTCCTTTCATGATCCCCTCAAGCCTTTCCTGTTTGTCAAGACCGACGGCGACAAGGATAAAAAGCGGAGCAGCACCCGATGAAGCGATATCTGATATTGTAACGGCGGCAGACATCCACCCGATCTGGCGATCGGTCATTCC includes these proteins:
- a CDS encoding helix-hairpin-helix domain-containing protein, with translation MKEKPGERSALTDLMRIPGVGKSIAHDLMNIGYRSVDDLKGEDPEEMYSKLCVFQGGHVDRCVLYVFRCAVYFAENEIRDPELLKWWNWKD
- a CDS encoding DNA-3-methyladenine glycosylase family protein encodes the protein MKSVYHLEPDQPFNLDVTLSCGQVFRWEKNGDLWTGVSAGRVISIRQSGREIEYSGCDEEYLEYLFHLDFDLESAIGSFSTDEYIGEAVEWYRGLRVMRQDPWECLLSYLCAQNTGIPNIKRMLGNMAAMNGKKIVPGVQEAYAFPGADDLSRRCDADLKGCSTGYRSGYICRTSVMIADDPDWADRIRSLDYTGARKEIMKYPGVGRKVADCILLFGFQFYESFPVDVWIRRIMNDLYGTGNPAGPLSERDYDRIADFGREHFGNYAGYAQEYLFAGRQ
- the thiL gene encoding thiamine-phosphate kinase is translated as MDDRELLRSIAGIVGRDKVLDDCASYPLGSRMIVASTDMLHENTDFPKGMTDRQIGWMSAAVTISDIASSGAAPLFILVAVGLDKQERLEGIMKGARECCEFYGTEIRGGDIDSHNELTVVTTGFGIADKECYIIRSGCSPGDLVYILGHPGEAQAALEGDNRYWLSLVEPHPFVSEALLIAKAGASAMMDVSDGLALSLYDLADASGMGFEIFSEGISLSPGVTLEQALYGGGDFGLLFTCDPGMMPIPEVEGVCIGRVIDSPGVFFDSEVVERRGYLHRWEHAEDEV